In Leptodesmis sichuanensis A121, the following are encoded in one genomic region:
- a CDS encoding DUF3134 domain-containing protein, whose translation MTYNPSLREEPRNQRATVLPQKRDSSILDWLESSGRLLARDSSDFDYLDDEEEINELMAGDDNSFDLDEDDDDLDLDD comes from the coding sequence ATGACTTACAACCCTTCTTTGCGCGAAGAACCCCGAAATCAACGAGCAACTGTTCTACCGCAGAAACGAGACTCTTCCATCCTGGATTGGTTGGAAAGCAGTGGGCGTTTATTAGCGCGGGATAGTTCCGATTTTGACTACCTGGATGATGAAGAAGAGATCAATGAGTTGATGGCAGGCGATGACAACTCGTTTGATCTGGATGAAGACGATGATGACCTGGATCTGGATGACTAA
- a CDS encoding PAP/fibrillin family protein gives MLGKAELLEAIAGKNRGLLASNADKQAILSAIAQLEDRNPTPQPVEASDLLDGDWRLLYTTSRGILGIDQFPLLKLGEVYQCIRTAGSKVYNIAEVYGLPGLEGLVSVAASFKPVSERRVNVTFERSILGLRRLIGYQTPRDFIEKIESGQKLIAIDFPINRPDQKGWLDITYLDRDLRIGRGNEGSVFVLTKG, from the coding sequence ATGTTGGGTAAAGCTGAGTTACTGGAAGCGATCGCTGGAAAAAATCGTGGACTCTTAGCATCTAATGCAGATAAACAGGCGATTTTGTCTGCGATCGCCCAGTTGGAAGATCGTAATCCTACCCCTCAGCCTGTGGAAGCCAGTGATTTATTAGATGGGGATTGGCGATTGCTCTACACCACCAGTCGGGGCATTTTAGGCATTGATCAATTTCCGCTATTGAAATTGGGAGAGGTCTACCAGTGTATCCGCACGGCTGGCTCGAAGGTGTACAACATTGCTGAAGTGTATGGCCTACCAGGCTTAGAAGGACTGGTCAGCGTGGCCGCCAGTTTCAAACCTGTATCAGAGCGGCGAGTGAATGTCACCTTTGAACGCTCCATCCTGGGGTTGCGTCGCTTGATCGGCTACCAAACTCCCAGGGATTTTATTGAAAAGATTGAATCAGGACAGAAGTTAATCGCGATCGACTTTCCGATCAATCGACCGGATCAGAAAGGTTGGTTGGATATTACCTATCTCGATCGGGACTTAAGAATAGGCCGGGGAAATGAGGGTAGTGTGTTTGTATTGACAAAAGGGTGA
- a CDS encoding PD-(D/E)XK nuclease family protein gives MEEQFTIHNSQFKVQNFPLRLSQGHLTLLSTCPRKFQHVIVEQLGSPNSPEEQEKLSQGSRFHLLLQQWQLDLPVESFVQEDPQLNGWFQGFLQAIPQILTLNSNHQTGEQDQLYQTEHQRTLELQGYLLTVVYDLLISNPHQARILDWKTYPRPRNVQWLKQNWQTRLYPFVLAETSPYAPEQISMVYWFFQSWSNDSSPQSFLLQYDRAQHEQTRQDLIHLLNQLTHWLECYHTGESFPQVAIGTQACEECSFAVRCDRISPHREDATTASNHTDLGPAPPLPLILPTLADIQEIPL, from the coding sequence ATGGAGGAGCAATTCACAATTCACAATTCACAATTCAAAGTTCAAAATTTCCCACTACGCCTCTCCCAGGGGCACCTCACCCTGCTTTCCACCTGCCCGCGCAAGTTTCAGCATGTGATTGTGGAGCAACTTGGCTCGCCTAACTCCCCAGAAGAACAGGAAAAACTGAGCCAGGGCAGCCGATTTCATCTCCTGTTGCAGCAATGGCAGCTTGATCTTCCAGTGGAATCTTTTGTGCAGGAAGATCCCCAACTGAATGGTTGGTTTCAGGGGTTTCTGCAGGCGATTCCACAAATTCTGACCCTGAACTCTAATCATCAGACTGGGGAACAGGATCAGTTGTACCAGACTGAACATCAGCGCACGCTGGAGCTCCAGGGCTATCTGCTTACGGTTGTTTATGACTTGTTAATTTCTAACCCTCACCAGGCCAGAATTCTGGATTGGAAAACTTATCCCCGTCCTCGCAATGTTCAATGGCTAAAGCAGAACTGGCAGACTCGGCTTTATCCGTTTGTATTAGCCGAAACCAGCCCTTACGCACCGGAACAAATTTCGATGGTGTACTGGTTCTTCCAATCTTGGAGCAACGACTCTTCGCCTCAAAGCTTCCTGCTCCAGTACGATCGCGCTCAACATGAACAAACCCGTCAGGATCTGATCCATCTTCTAAACCAACTCACTCACTGGTTAGAGTGCTATCACACCGGAGAATCCTTTCCTCAAGTAGCCATCGGTACTCAAGCCTGTGAGGAGTGTAGTTTTGCAGTTCGCTGCGATCGGATTTCTCCCCATCGAGAAGATGCCACGACTGCAAGCAACCATACAGATCTCGGCCCAGCCCCCCCCCTGCCTCTCATCCTCCCCACCCTGGCAGACATCCAGGAAATTCCCCTGTAA
- a CDS encoding GNAT family N-acetyltransferase, with translation MTDSPKTDEPLTITIRDMDIDDIAPVYHLGETLFTSDLYPYIYRTWDQWEVIGLYNTDPEYCLVAEAQDQLAGFILGTIINKSTWVYGYIIWLGVNPAFHRRGIADRLVDKLVERMIDDGARFMMVDTDPENTPAVKFFTRKGFGNARKHVFLSMNLSKHEYYGKLIAYEREKAERQVWKRPRRRPTQS, from the coding sequence ATGACCGATTCTCCTAAAACGGATGAACCCCTGACCATCACCATTCGCGACATGGACATTGATGACATCGCCCCGGTCTATCACCTGGGAGAAACGTTGTTCACCAGCGATTTGTATCCTTATATCTACCGCACCTGGGATCAGTGGGAAGTGATTGGGCTGTATAACACAGATCCGGAGTACTGTCTGGTGGCTGAAGCTCAGGATCAACTGGCGGGGTTTATTTTAGGAACCATCATCAACAAATCGACCTGGGTGTACGGCTACATCATTTGGTTAGGGGTGAATCCGGCCTTTCACCGTCGGGGAATTGCCGATCGCCTGGTGGATAAACTGGTGGAACGCATGATTGACGACGGTGCCCGGTTCATGATGGTGGATACGGATCCAGAGAATACCCCGGCTGTGAAGTTCTTTACTCGCAAGGGCTTTGGCAACGCTCGCAAGCACGTATTTCTGTCCATGAACCTGAGCAAACACGAATACTACGGCAAACTGATTGCCTACGAACGGGAAAAAGCCGAACGCCAGGTCTGGAAACGCCCTCGTCGTCGCCCTACCCAATCCTGA